Below is a window of Nicotiana tabacum cultivar K326 chromosome 19, ASM71507v2, whole genome shotgun sequence DNA.
ACTAATTTAACCTTAAGAATCATAAATTAAAGtggaaaaaaaatacaattttgCATTCATTAATTTGGTAAATGTTTTAGATTAAATACTAGTATATCTAagcgctatatatatataaccatgcATTTAAATATAGTTTTTATTATACAACAATAAACACATGATGGAGtaaattttcttcaaattttggaTGATTCAGGAATAAGTTACGCCAATCATTATTCTATAATAAAAACACAATCTTGAGAATTCTGTCCAAAGGAGAAAAAAGTGATATAAGTTCAAGAAATAGCATGAGCATTCTTACTCTTCCTAAATAGATGTCAACGGGACGGTTCGGCTCAGTATTTACAATCAGTATGGTTTTATCGGTCATCCGTTTTAGCTGATCGGTTATCggtttaactgttaaaaaataACCTGAATTAAGCAATAAAATGTACATAAAAAGGcatcccgcgttcacgaagggtccGGGTTATTCCCAAATACAAAAAAGAGAAGTTTACACTTTTGGCCGATCGGCACATCATTCCTTCATCTGCCTAGCCGCAAATGCCAATTAACAATTTTTAGCCACAGAAATTTTTATCTAGGCTCTCTCAATATCTAGGATTTTGTTCATATTATATTGCACGTTTCTTGAATTTTCACAATCCGAAGAACCAAGAAACCCAAAAAATCAGTTCATAGTGGCTAACTAATGGCTTATACTTGCAAACCGATGCAAGCAGAAGTGTTTGCTGCTAGTGAAtgcctcttttttctcttttataaATTTCAGGCCTCTTACGATGCTTATAAACATTATACACTGGGTATGCAATGTTAGTTTAGTGTATAACCACTGTATAATATGTTTATAATAAATGTGTATATATTATAGGCTGACTATACACTTGTTATACACCGAGTATATACCAGAAATAGGaagaaattagaagaaaaaaagaagaaggcaGCTGATAGTGTAAAACTTCCTTAAATTGCAGTAGGCTAAAGCTAACTCTTTGTAAACGAAAGGGAAAGGAAGATACAGAAAAGGAATAAGAGTACCAAGTATAATTAACCTTCATTGAGCAAGTTGGTTAAAACATTAGGAGATCAAGAATAACTCAAGATTTTGCATCATACAATTTCTGGAAAACCTGTTATTTTCCATATCCCTCACAAATAATAGTAGCATTTATGTTACCATAACGTGAATGAACAAATCAAAGAGATCCAACCCATACCTATCAACCAAGTCTTCTACATTGCAGAGTGATGATGCATCCGACGCCCTTTCCACCCACACAGATAATTCGCTTGTGGACGTGTTCTCTGTGGTTTTTGTCCATTTGTTATTGCAGGTGACGATATTGTGTTCATCTCAAATGGAGTAGATGTAGCTCGACAAACTGATTTCTCGACCAAAGTAGCATTATCATTATTCTCTCCATTTCGCTTGTCAAGCCACGAGATGATATCTGAAAATACGATATCAATGTTGTCTTCAGGCTCACCATATGTCAAGCCATGCCACATTCCTGGATAGAGTTTTATGGTCTTGTCCTTACTACTCGATTGCTCATACAACGCCTTACTTACTTCTGGATCAGTTACTATGTCTGCTTCCCCATGTAACACTAAAAATGGTAGAGTGACCTGTCAAAACAAGGAAATGAATTTCAACTTTTGTACTGTAACTACACTTTTAGTTTTCATTTTTATCAGAATGACTCAAATATAGTTTACATGAATAAAGTGAAGCGTGAGGTAATAGTTACCTCATGCAAACTTTCTTCGAGGTGCATGCTAGTTCTTAGCATTTCCAAAGCTGTCTTTAGTCTTGGCTTTTCCTGATATATTAACTTGTTTCCGCGTACCTATTCTTGCAAAATGACAAGAAATGGACATAAGTTTTGATCAAGGACAAGAAATGAACATCATATATAATTAATACTTGTAAGCTACCAATGCCACATATTAACTTGATAATAAACCTCACCTCTTCCCTTCTAACAGGGTCCTTGAAGGCCGAATCAATGACATCCTTTGTGGGGACTATCTTCCATCTTGGTATGACATCCTCCACTTTAGTTAGTAAGCTTATAACCATTGGATGTGGCTTCACCTTCTCAGATATCTGGTGAATTTTTGCAATGTAAATTAGCAACACCATAACCGGTTCATTTTCCTTTTGACTTCTAAAAGGTCCGTCGCTACTAAATGCAAGCACTAAAGATACAGTACTTGTGCTAGACAAAAAGTCTTAATTGGCCCCTACCTTACACATAGGTGCAACCAGAAGAGCACCATGCCAAAAGGAAGGATCCTTCTTGTGTATTAAAAGAGCCACGCCCCCTCCCATCGACTCCCCATACAAAAACCTTGTTTTCTCTCTGTACTCCTCCCGCGCTGATGTCCAAGATAATAAGTCTTTTAGTAAAGAGGATAACAAGAGCAGAGAAGCTCTTTAACAATTATAACCATACATATCATGTTGAAAAATATTCGACttaaatgaagaaaaatgaatAGTCTTGAAGTGTTTTAAAGAGGATCACATGGAAGAACTCCAAAAAATTTACcaagagaaaggaaaaaggaagaaaatgttaTTCTAAAGATGTTCTTTTCCGCATTAACATATCAGAGACAGATGATTTGTCACTGTGACAGCTTGTGAGGCATGTATTTGGTATCTTACCACAAACGGACTTGAAAAAGTCACTGCAGTCATTGACAATGTTGTCAAACCTTTTGATATAACAGCGGGAACCCATTGACCGTCCATGGCCTTCATAATCTATTCCAAACACCGCGTATCCATGATTCGCAAGCTTTGTCCCAACGCCTAGCCATAATAGTACAATATCTATGTCAGTTTGGATCTACAACATGAGTTTTCACAGTTCTACTGTGCACAAGCAAAAGCGCCAATATATTGGCTATCGGCATGGCATAGATAGCAATGGCATGAGATTTTCCTCATATTACAATTAACAAAAAAATTTCCTCAGAGAGTTAGTTGAACCACTCAAAACCAGACATTGAGCAATGTCAAACACTGTAAATTCACAATAGTATTCAGTTATGTGTATGTGGTAAATCACAAATGAGGTAGTTCCTATCTACCGCCCACCATTCTTTTTGAAAAACAGAAATAGAAGTGAAAACCAAATGTTTGATGCCACATTGTTTGTCAACAGAAAAAACTTGGTAGAGGTTAGACCAGCAGCTCACGTGCCCTGGTCCAAGTATTGCAAAACCAGAAGCTTTTCTCACTGGAAGTCAAGTTGAACAGGTCAAGCAAATATATTTAGTTTTTTATCATTTACTTATTCTTTTGAACAGTCAAAGTCTTAAGTTAGATGATTTTTTGATGATTTCAGATGTATTCTATCATAGATCCTACTATTAAAACCTATGTTATGTTCTagaattttattatttgtttgacTATCTGAATTCCAAGTGTCCCACAAGTTTTGGTGCGTGAAGCAATCTCTCTGTTGAGATCCCAACTTATTTGCTAACCTAATCAACCAATCAAACTACCAAGATTGGACTTCTAAATTTAATGGTTTCTCAATAGTCAGCCAATCTATCAACAAGCCTTTATTTATCCTTATTTTAACCAGACAAAACAATTAATTTCCAAGATAGGTGTTAGTTATCCAACTACCAAGAAGGGAAAGGAAACAGACCAATCAGTCTGCAGGCAACAATAAAAGGATGTTATTTAAGGGTGAGAATTGCTGATTTTCAACAAATCTATAATACCTTGAGTCTGAGTGGAATAATAGTGCTAGATGAGTTCTCACTGTGATATCATCAATTTGAGGCCCATTCTTTATTGCATCTTTAACTACTAGCTCCTTGCATTTGCACTACTTTATATCACCAATAATTGTGCCCTCAAAAGAGATAATCTTGTATATGATATACCACACCTAAGAGCCGAGACATGATTTGAAACTTATGGGTTCAGGATTCTAGTTCAAGTTAtcgggttctaaattaataatttatgcaTATTCAGtgaatttcttaagacaaatatagGATTTGTCAAAGCTCCTGGGTTTGACCGAACCCGTAGCCGAAGGGCTAGCCCTGCCCCTGACCACACCCATATGACCATAATGCCAAGATATAGTCAAACAATAACTACGCCTCAATCCCAAGCGCAATTGAGGTGGGCCATATGGATCCTTATAGTCCCAAGCGCAGTTGAGGTTGGCCTCGGTGTCGTTCTATCTAAGATCATCTTAATCAGAATatgatataaaattaaaataaaataatttaacttactAGAAGTTCTCTATAAAAATGTGAATGATGAGATATGGGCACCAACAGTTTGTGAgtatataaaaagaaaagattAAGAAAAGAATGATAAGATAGGAGGTACTCCATAAATTTCACAGGTATGGTAGGTCACCTGTGAAGTCAAAACAATAACAAGTGTAGCAGGAAATGGACCATATCTTACTGTACTAAAATAGAAAATGGaccccaaaaatataaaaaaagtgGGTACCTTTTGTACTGTTACCCTATGGCAAAACTCAATAGGGAAGTAAAAAAGAGGTAAAAGTAAAACCATATCTTGAATGAGACTATTCAGAGAGGCACGGGAGGTGGGAGGAAAGACGTAATGACATGCATTAATTGGCACTTTTCATACATTTAAAAAACGACTTCTATTTCTATAGAAAATTGGCCATGAAAGTGAAAACAGATTAAATGAGGAAACATTTATTACCTCTCATGAATCCACTGCACTCCATGCCATAGCCTGCAACATCGTTTACCAATTATTAGATCAATTTTCAACCTAAGGAAcaaaggcagcccggtgcactttGAGAAAAGATCGGACCACAAGAATATATTATACGCAACCTTAACCTGCATTTCTGCCGGAGGCTGTTTTCACGGCTTGAACCACTGAACTCATTGTCACGTGGCcgcataaagaaaaaaaagtgaaaagatAGGTGAAAGAGAAACAGACCATGGCAAAGGAAAACAAGGGCCTTTGGAGAAGAAAAGGGCAACCATCTACAAGTAAAAAGCTGAACACCTCTTGAATTCCTTATATATTCCTAATGCCAATGATATAAAGCCGTAATCTTTATTAGAGGTGGCGATATATTTGATTAAGAGAAACCCCATATAGAAAAGTTAAGAAAAAAATATGCATGCTATTGAGAAAAACCCACCTCGTGATATTCAACACCCATCGTCTATTCAAGAAAAAAGACCAAACCCCAACTCAGAAAATGTGACTCAGCATTCAAGTGACATAATTTGGTAAGTGACAGATCTGTGTATAATGGTGCAGCTTATGTAGTTGTAGATGCAGAggaaaaaaagggaaaggaaCAAACAGAGAAGAAGGAGGGATCAAAGCGATTCTTGATATGATAAAAGCTGGAGTATAATCAAAAGCAAGAGGGCATAAAGTATACCTGAGAAGTTGGAATATATACAGAGAGGGATAGGATGAGGTGAGTGAAATGATTaaacttttgatttttttgataGTATTTGGTTTGGTTGATAAAGGGAAGCTTACAAATTTGTGAGGTAACGTGGGTGACTGGTTAAGCCCATCCTTTTGCTCTTTCCCATAATTTTAGATTTTGATCACCACTGAAATATtaggaaataaaatactgaatacacataggaaaaaaaaaatctaaattgCATTTGGAGTTTGGACCCAATCAATTAATAGAATACATATGTATTGATATAAAGTTTTATCATATAATCACATATTCACGTGTATTCTTACTTAATTTGTAACTCTTATTAGTGTAAATTGTTTGTTTTTGTACAAACACTTTGTAAGCATATGTATTTTTTCAAGTATAGTGTAGatagtattatttttttgtttaacaATTTGATATTCATCATTCAGTGATCCGACTAATATGATTTGCGCACAATAGACTTATAAGGTTGTAAAACGCTCTAACCCAAACacagaggcggacccaggatttttaTGTAATGGTGGCAATGTATTCTGCTCAACCAGTGCCTCCTAAAAGCTTTTAGTGTTTAGAGGTGCCAAGTGCTTTTAATTAACATATTTCAAGATATATACATTTACATATACAAGATTTCTACCGAAACTTACGGAATCCGGTGACACCTCGTCATTTTAAATCATGGATCCGCCTCTGCCCAAACTTACTCCGTTCCCACAACTTAAACCTAAACTCATTAGTTAAGGAGAGAGATATTTCAACCATCCAACCATAAGTCAACTATTTATTGACATGCTTCACTGTTCTTTTCATTTCAACTTAGGTAAcactatttttgtttttggtCTCTCCCAAAAAAGGTCACCTTTTATATGTAGAAATAATCTCTCATTAAAAATTCTCATTATGTCCTTAACAAAATGATTATAGCCGCAGAAATATTTAAGAATTGTTTTAGATTATAAGTTACAAAAGAgttcatttttttattaaatttagtATTAAGTCAAACGGACCATAAATTAAGATGGAGTAAATAGTAGAAGGACTTTCTTGGCTTCCTCTAGCGAGGAGTTCATACTTGGAGAAAGGCCACTATTATGGTGTAGGAGTTTAGGCCATGGCCCTAATCAAATTTTAAAAAGTGAAAATATAATAAAGGGAGACATAATACCTAACCTTTCCAAAAATAACTTGTGAGTTGAGCTATTCAACTTTAGGCGGTGTGCAGCTTACAAAAATTACATTGTATCCAAGCAGTAACTTGAGTAGTTAGAaacatatatattaaataaatccATGGGTATCATGCAAAAATAAATGTGCAATGAAATTAACCCCAAAAAATGTAATGACacttcaaatttttttattttttttgtaagtaAATTCTTTTAATACTTTATGAATTGAATGTATAGGATGCATATTTCTTTCGTTCTTTTTTTGGTTAGAGTTCTTGGAAATAATAGGGGGTCCTCTTAGATTGACATTAATGAGGTGACGACTTTCAATTGGGGAAGTTTACACCCATTCCTATCACAAATATATAGTAGATCTGATCTCAAGACTGTTGCGAATCCGTCCATGTTCCTCCAATTTCTCTTTCCCATCTTTATCGCGAATCCCAAcgtttatttttttgattttatctATTCATTGCCCATTCTTTTGCTTATCCATTTAATATGCCACATCAACTAATTTAGCCATTTTCTCCGTCCTTCACCGGCCACCCTTGGAAAATAATACGGCCTAGGAAAAATATTTATTCACACTTAGGGTGTGCATCAAATTCGAAAAATCGAATTTCGAATCGGACCAAATTAATTATGTATTTCAGTATCAATTTTTTGATTCGATTCGATATGATCCTCGGTACTGAGGTTTCGATATTTTgatataccgaaataccgaattattTAAGTATTACCGTGCTTCCTAATCCTACCCTGCCCAGAACAATGGTGAAATTAAGGAGCTCATTTTGTTAGCTTTAGATCAAATTCAATGAGAAGGTAAATGCCAGAATGAGAAAAGTTGCAGAAAGTAAGACTCAAAGTGAATTCCATTACCATATGTTCTAGCTTTTGTTTGGACAGAAATGCTGTGTATATGAACATTATCCGGTATCAGACATCATATGTTCTAGCTTTTGTTTCAACAGAAAAATAAACAAGAGGGGTAGGCAGTAGAAGAGAAAGGGTTTAAAGAGAAGTGGAGTATTTCCATTGGCTAGTTTCACCCGCTTGTTACCAGTTCAGATACAAGAGTTGGAACTCGGTAAAAGCTCATGGTAAAATTACCATTAATACATGCTTTAAATCTGCCTAACTGACAGTATTACGAGAGAGAAATGTGAAAAGCTAGTAAGACTGCTGTAACTAGTAATTACAGCCACTGCTTGTCACGTTAGATAGGGATGGTGCAATACCGAAATCGTACCGAATCAAAGAATAAAATATCGAACCGTATTGAActactttggtacggtatttaGTATGCATAATTGATATACTGAATACTAAAGTAGCGAACCGTAATTCATAAATACCGTACCGAAGTGTCCATAAAATTTGATAATTAATCAAGGTTAGAAAAATAATccatctttttttttgttttttgttttacgTTGTTGTGATAACTGCACTCCATTGGATTCCACCACTACTCTCAACAAGCCTGAAGTGATTTTCTATATGAATTTGCAACCCAATTTCTTTACATCATAACTAATGCAAGAAAAAAGAAATACCTATAATCTTGAAAATCTCGCTTGAACCACAAAAGAAGTTGAAGTTACTATCCATTTTCTAAATCTTCCTGATATTATGGTAAAGTAACTAAAGTCCAAATGTGCTCGacagaaataaaaacaaaatgtcTAAATTTAGAAACCAGGGGATGCCTAAAAATAGATAAAAAAGTGCTAAAAGAAGAATAACCCAACAACATAGCGCAGAGTTTGTTTACGGACTATAGTATATATAGAACTGTTAATGTTTTGGTATTgtaattgtttaccctaaaaaacggataacaattaaatttatagaTAGTTTTAAGGATACtcggattaattcaatacaaatgatgaaatgcgttag
It encodes the following:
- the LOC107815121 gene encoding caffeoylshikimate esterase isoform X2, producing the protein MVCFSFTYLFTFFSLCGHVTMSSVVQAVKTASGRNAGYGMECSGFMRGVGTKLANHGYAVFGIDYEGHGRSMGSRCYIKRFDNIVNDCSDFFKSVCAREEYREKTRFLYGESMGGGVALLIHKKDPSFWHGALLVAPMCKISEKVKPHPMVISLLTKVEDVIPRWKIVPTKDVIDSAFKDPVRREEVRGNKLIYQEKPRLKTALEMLRTSMHLEESLHEVTLPFLVLHGEADIVTDPEVSKALYEQSSSKDKTIKLYPGMWHGLTYGEPEDNIDIVFSDIISWLDKRNGENNDNATLVEKSVCRATSTPFEMNTISSPAITNGQKPQRTRPQANYLCGWKGRRMHHHSAM
- the LOC107815121 gene encoding caffeoylshikimate esterase isoform X1; the protein is MGVEYHEEYIRNSRGVQLFTCRWLPFSSPKALVFLCHGYGMECSGFMRGVGTKLANHGYAVFGIDYEGHGRSMGSRCYIKRFDNIVNDCSDFFKSVCAREEYREKTRFLYGESMGGGVALLIHKKDPSFWHGALLVAPMCKISEKVKPHPMVISLLTKVEDVIPRWKIVPTKDVIDSAFKDPVRREEVRGNKLIYQEKPRLKTALEMLRTSMHLEESLHEVTLPFLVLHGEADIVTDPEVSKALYEQSSSKDKTIKLYPGMWHGLTYGEPEDNIDIVFSDIISWLDKRNGENNDNATLVEKSVCRATSTPFEMNTISSPAITNGQKPQRTRPQANYLCGWKGRRMHHHSAM
- the LOC107815121 gene encoding caffeoylshikimate esterase isoform X3, producing MECSGFMRGVGTKLANHGYAVFGIDYEGHGRSMGSRCYIKRFDNIVNDCSDFFKSVCAREEYREKTRFLYGESMGGGVALLIHKKDPSFWHGALLVAPMCKISEKVKPHPMVISLLTKVEDVIPRWKIVPTKDVIDSAFKDPVRREEVRGNKLIYQEKPRLKTALEMLRTSMHLEESLHEVTLPFLVLHGEADIVTDPEVSKALYEQSSSKDKTIKLYPGMWHGLTYGEPEDNIDIVFSDIISWLDKRNGENNDNATLVEKSVCRATSTPFEMNTISSPAITNGQKPQRTRPQANYLCGWKGRRMHHHSAM